The Euphorbia lathyris chromosome 8, ddEupLath1.1, whole genome shotgun sequence genome has a window encoding:
- the LOC136203492 gene encoding uncharacterized protein, producing MVDREKERMESEESADELALRWMKYVLGARNTILEVVVPCSGTSMIVQLWKVFLHFFLLSLPGILHKIVAKVKAEASLLRLTNENLSKQVEGLQLSRLNEVEELAYLNWVNSCLRDELCNSISANSDKASVLSP from the exons ATGGtggatagagagaaagaaagaatggaAAGTGAAGAAAGTGCAGACGAACTG GCGCTAAGATGGATGAAGTATGTTCTTGGAGCTAGAAATACTATCCTTGAAGTTGTGGTCCCATGCTCTGGGACGTCCATGATTGTACAGCTGTGGAAGGTTTTTCttcacttctttcttctttccttGCCTGGAATACTTCATAA AATTGTAGCCAAAGTTAAAGCTGAAGCATCTTTGCTGAGACTAACAAATGAAAATTTGAGTAAACAAGTTGAAGGTCTGCAATTGAGCAGGTTAAATGAGGTTGAAGAACTTGCCTATCTGAACTGGGTCAATTCATGTTTGAGAGATGAATTGTGCAATTCTATCTCCGCAAATTCGGATAAGGCCTCAGTCCTCAGTCCTTGA